In Denitratisoma sp. DHT3, one DNA window encodes the following:
- the hisG gene encoding ATP phosphoribosyltransferase: protein MTGITIALSKGRIFDETLPLLAAAGIVPAENPEKSRKLIIGTNRPDVRVVIVRASDVPTYVQYGAADLGIAGKDVLIEHGGAGLYQPLDLNIAKCRMCVAVPAGFDYASAVRQGARLKVATKYLETARVHFAAKGVHVDLIKLYGSMELAPLVGLADAIVDLVSSGSTLKANNLAEVEEIMAISSRLVVNQAALKVKRELLQPVIESFAQAIPT, encoded by the coding sequence ATGACCGGAATCACCATCGCCCTTTCCAAGGGCCGCATCTTCGACGAGACCCTGCCCCTGCTGGCGGCGGCGGGCATTGTCCCGGCCGAGAATCCCGAGAAATCCCGCAAGCTGATCATCGGCACCAACCGGCCCGACGTGCGCGTGGTGATCGTGCGGGCTTCCGACGTGCCGACCTATGTCCAGTACGGCGCCGCCGACTTGGGCATCGCCGGCAAGGACGTGCTGATCGAGCACGGCGGCGCCGGCCTGTACCAGCCGCTGGACCTGAACATCGCCAAGTGCCGGATGTGCGTGGCGGTGCCCGCCGGTTTCGACTATGCCTCGGCGGTGCGGCAGGGCGCGCGCCTGAAGGTGGCGACCAAGTATCTTGAAACGGCGCGGGTCCATTTCGCCGCCAAGGGCGTCCATGTGGACCTGATCAAGCTCTACGGCTCGATGGAGCTGGCGCCCCTGGTGGGCCTGGCCGACGCCATCGTGGACCTGGTGTCCAGCGGCAGCACCCTCAAGGCCAACAACTTGGCGGAAGTGGAGGAGATCATGGCCATTTCCTCGCGTCTGGTGGTCAACCAGGCCGCGCTCAAGGTCAAGCGCGAACTCTTGCAGCCGGTGATCGAGAGTTTCGCACAAGCGATTCCGACATGA
- the murA gene encoding UDP-N-acetylglucosamine 1-carboxyvinyltransferase: MDKLLIEGGVALSGEVAMSGAKNAALPLLCAALLTKEPVTFTNVPALNDIDTMLRLLAQMGVAVERDADRVILDAGGLSNPVAPYELVKTMRASILVLGPLVARLGEARVSLPGGCAIGARPVDQHIKGLQTMGAEVGVEHGYVHARGTRLKGARLFTDMVTVTGTENLMMAACLAAGETVIENAAREPEVVDLANCLVAMGARISGAGTDVIRIQGVERLQGVTHRIMPDRIETGTYLCAAAATGGEVRLTGTSGAYLDAVIDKLMDAGCEIACQRDAIHLKAPRRLSAVSIRTAPYPAFPTDMQAQFMAINTVAQGTAVIRETIFENRFMHAVELIRLGADIRIDGNTAVVTGMEALEGATVMATDLRASAGLVIAGLVARGETLIERIYHLDRGYEGLEQKLAALGARVRRVR; the protein is encoded by the coding sequence GTGGATAAGCTGCTGATCGAGGGGGGCGTCGCCCTCTCCGGCGAGGTGGCGATGTCCGGCGCCAAGAACGCCGCGCTGCCGCTGCTGTGCGCCGCCCTGCTGACGAAGGAGCCGGTGACCTTCACCAACGTGCCGGCGCTGAACGACATCGACACCATGCTGCGTCTCCTGGCCCAGATGGGCGTGGCCGTGGAGCGGGACGCGGACCGGGTCATCCTGGACGCCGGCGGTCTCTCCAATCCGGTGGCGCCCTACGAGCTGGTGAAGACCATGCGCGCCTCGATCCTGGTGCTGGGGCCCCTGGTGGCGCGCCTGGGAGAGGCACGGGTGTCGCTGCCCGGCGGCTGCGCGATCGGCGCCCGGCCGGTGGATCAGCACATCAAGGGGCTCCAGACGATGGGCGCGGAAGTCGGCGTCGAGCACGGCTACGTCCATGCCCGCGGCACCCGGCTCAAGGGTGCCCGCCTGTTCACCGACATGGTGACGGTGACCGGCACCGAGAACCTGATGATGGCGGCCTGCCTGGCCGCCGGCGAGACGGTGATCGAAAACGCCGCGCGCGAGCCGGAAGTGGTGGACCTGGCCAATTGCCTGGTGGCGATGGGGGCCCGCATTTCCGGCGCCGGCACCGACGTGATCCGCATCCAGGGCGTGGAGCGCCTGCAGGGGGTGACCCACCGCATCATGCCGGACCGGATCGAGACCGGCACCTATCTCTGCGCGGCCGCCGCCACCGGCGGCGAGGTGCGGCTGACCGGCACCTCCGGCGCCTATCTCGATGCCGTGATCGACAAGCTGATGGACGCCGGCTGCGAGATCGCCTGCCAGCGCGACGCGATCCATCTCAAGGCGCCGCGGCGCCTGTCCGCGGTATCCATCCGCACCGCGCCCTATCCGGCCTTTCCCACCGACATGCAGGCCCAGTTCATGGCCATCAACACCGTGGCCCAGGGTACGGCGGTGATCCGCGAGACCATTTTCGAGAACCGCTTCATGCACGCGGTGGAACTGATCCGTCTCGGCGCCGACATCCGCATCGACGGCAATACCGCGGTGGTGACCGGCATGGAGGCGCTGGAGGGCGCCACCGTGATGGCCACCGACCTGCGCGCCTCGGCGGGCCTGGTGATCGCCGGCCTGGTGGCGCGCGGCGAAACCCTGATCGAGCGCATCTACCATCTGGACCGGGGCTACGAAGGGCTGGAGCAGAAGCTCGCGGCCCTGGGCGCCCGGGTGCGGCGGGTACGCTAA
- a CDS encoding BolA family protein, whose protein sequence is MLDPKQIETWIAAGLPCQHLRVDGDGFHFEAVIVSAEFAGMNRIKRQQHVYRTIKDRLDSGELHALSMQTLTPEEWESLGG, encoded by the coding sequence ATGCTCGACCCCAAGCAAATCGAAACCTGGATCGCTGCCGGCCTGCCTTGCCAGCACCTGCGTGTGGATGGCGACGGCTTTCATTTCGAGGCCGTCATCGTCAGCGCCGAATTCGCCGGAATGAATCGAATCAAACGCCAGCAGCACGTCTATCGGACCATCAAGGACCGCCTCGACTCGGGCGAGCTTCATGCCTTGTCCATGCAGACCCTGACGCCGGAAGAGTGGGAGTCGCTGGGTGGATAA
- a CDS encoding ABC transporter permease yields MTAFLTLLKKELLRFWKVGFQTLGAPVITAMLYLLIFSHVLEAHVRVYGSLRYTAFLVPGLVMMSILQNAFANASSSLIQSKVMGSIVFILLPPISYGAFFAAYVIAATLRGMMVGVGVLLVTLWFTPLQFANPLWIIAFALLGGALLGTLGLLAGLWADKFDQLAAFQNFLIMPLTFLSGVFYSIHSLPPFWQAISHYNPVFYLIDGFRHGFFGLSDVSPWQSLAVALASLALTTAISLELLRRGYKLRN; encoded by the coding sequence GTGACCGCCTTTCTCACCCTGCTCAAAAAGGAGCTGCTGCGCTTCTGGAAGGTGGGCTTCCAGACGCTGGGCGCGCCGGTGATCACGGCGATGCTCTATCTGCTGATCTTCTCCCACGTCCTGGAAGCGCACGTGCGGGTCTACGGCAGCCTGCGCTACACCGCCTTCCTGGTGCCCGGCCTGGTGATGATGTCGATCCTGCAGAACGCCTTCGCCAATGCCTCGTCGTCGCTGATCCAGTCCAAGGTGATGGGCAGCATCGTCTTCATCCTGCTGCCGCCGATTTCCTATGGCGCCTTCTTCGCCGCCTATGTCATCGCCGCCACCCTGCGCGGGATGATGGTCGGCGTCGGCGTGCTGCTGGTGACCCTCTGGTTCACTCCGTTGCAGTTCGCCAACCCGCTCTGGATCATCGCCTTCGCCCTGCTGGGGGGCGCGCTGCTCGGTACCCTGGGTCTCCTGGCGGGCCTGTGGGCCGACAAGTTCGACCAGTTGGCGGCCTTCCAGAATTTTCTGATCATGCCGCTCACCTTCCTCTCGGGCGTGTTCTATTCCATCCATTCCCTGCCGCCTTTCTGGCAGGCCATCTCCCATTACAATCCGGTGTTCTACCTGATCGACGGCTTTCGCCACGGCTTCTTCGGGCTTTCCGACGTCTCGCCCTGGCAAAGCCTGGCCGTGGCCTTGGCCAGCCTGGCGCTGACGACGGCCATTTCCCTGGAACTGCTGCGACGCGGCTACAAACTGAGAAACTGA
- a CDS encoding ABC transporter ATP-binding protein — translation MASAILIRGLTKRYGSLQALDGVDLEVAEGEFFGLLGPNGAGKTTLISALAGLVRPDAGRLEVLGKDVQTRYREARRLLGVVPQELVFDPFFTVRETLRIQSGYFGIRHNDDWIDEILFSLDLAGKADVSTRALSGGMKRRVLVAQALVHRPPVIVLDEPTAGVDVELRQTLWRFIQRLNREGHTIVLTTHYLEEAESFCGRIAMLKAGRVVALDTTANLLRRFSQHSLRLRLREGDELPAQIAAGATARGGQWVLSFERFDEVEAVMAAVRAAGCVIEDMEMGKPDLEEVFVRLMGQEAMSL, via the coding sequence ATGGCCTCCGCGATCCTGATCCGTGGACTGACCAAGCGCTACGGGTCCCTCCAGGCGCTGGACGGCGTTGACCTGGAGGTCGCCGAAGGCGAGTTCTTCGGCCTGCTGGGTCCCAACGGCGCCGGCAAGACCACCCTGATCTCGGCCTTGGCGGGCCTGGTGCGTCCCGATGCCGGCCGGCTCGAAGTGCTGGGCAAGGATGTCCAGACCCGGTATCGCGAAGCGCGCCGCCTGCTCGGCGTGGTGCCGCAGGAACTGGTGTTCGATCCGTTTTTCACGGTGCGCGAGACCTTGCGCATCCAGTCCGGCTATTTCGGCATCCGCCACAACGACGACTGGATCGACGAGATCCTGTTCAGCCTCGACCTCGCCGGCAAGGCCGACGTTTCGACCCGGGCGCTGTCCGGCGGCATGAAACGTCGCGTGCTGGTGGCACAGGCCCTGGTGCACCGGCCGCCGGTGATCGTCCTCGACGAACCCACGGCGGGCGTCGACGTGGAATTGCGGCAGACCCTGTGGCGTTTCATCCAGCGCCTCAACCGGGAAGGCCACACCATCGTGCTGACCACCCATTACCTGGAAGAGGCCGAGAGCTTCTGTGGCCGCATCGCCATGCTCAAGGCCGGACGGGTGGTGGCGCTGGACACCACGGCCAATCTGCTGCGCCGCTTTTCCCAGCACAGCCTGCGCCTGCGTCTGCGCGAGGGCGACGAATTGCCGGCACAGATCGCCGCCGGCGCCACCGCGCGCGGCGGGCAGTGGGTGCTGTCCTTCGAGCGCTTCGACGAGGTCGAGGCGGTGATGGCGGCGGTGCGCGCCGCCGGCTGCGTGATCGAGGACATGGAAATGGGCAAGCCGGACCTGGAGGAAGTCTTCGTCAGACTGATGGGCCAGGAGGCGATGAGCCTGTGA
- a CDS encoding lipid asymmetry maintenance protein MlaB has protein sequence MIREAGDRLAVEGAMTLPQASALLAAGAGAMAKDPAVFDLAAVSEVDSSAIAVVFAWMREAERQGKRFQIVNPPRDMLSLAAVYGVSDLLPLA, from the coding sequence ATGATACGCGAGGCAGGTGACCGTCTGGCGGTCGAAGGCGCCATGACCCTGCCCCAGGCTTCCGCGCTGCTGGCGGCGGGGGCCGGGGCGATGGCGAAGGATCCGGCGGTGTTCGATCTGGCGGCGGTGTCGGAGGTGGACTCCTCGGCGATCGCCGTGGTGTTCGCCTGGATGCGCGAGGCCGAGCGGCAGGGAAAGCGTTTCCAGATCGTCAATCCGCCCCGGGACATGCTGAGCCTCGCCGCCGTCTATGGCGTGAGCGATCTGCTGCCGCTGGCCTGA
- a CDS encoding phospholipid-binding protein MlaC: MKWLLGLFAGMLIAGSVLADEVAPDALVRDVTTEVLDILRKDKDIQSGNTRKAIELVENKVLPYFNFQRMTAQAVGKSWRQATPAQQKALTDEFKTLLVRTYSNALTAYKTQTVDFKPLRAAPADTEVTVRTEIKQAGSKPITLNYVLEKTGGNWMVVDMVIADISQVISYRDQFRQEVATGGLDGLIKSLEAKNKSAEASVAKK; this comes from the coding sequence ATGAAGTGGCTGTTGGGTTTGTTTGCAGGGATGTTGATCGCCGGTTCGGTGCTGGCCGATGAGGTGGCCCCGGATGCGCTGGTGCGTGACGTCACCACCGAGGTGCTCGATATCCTGCGCAAGGACAAGGATATCCAGAGCGGCAACACCAGGAAGGCCATCGAGCTGGTCGAGAACAAGGTGCTGCCCTACTTCAATTTCCAGCGCATGACCGCCCAGGCGGTGGGCAAGTCCTGGCGTCAGGCCACGCCGGCGCAGCAGAAGGCCCTGACCGATGAATTCAAGACCCTGCTGGTGCGCACCTATTCCAATGCGCTGACGGCCTACAAGACCCAGACGGTGGACTTCAAGCCGCTGAGGGCGGCGCCGGCGGACACCGAGGTGACCGTGCGCACCGAGATCAAGCAGGCGGGCAGCAAACCGATCACCCTCAACTACGTGCTGGAAAAGACCGGCGGCAACTGGATGGTGGTGGATATGGTGATCGCCGACATCAGCCAGGTGATCAGCTATCGCGACCAGTTCCGGCAGGAGGTGGCGACGGGCGGCCTGGACGGCCTGATCAAGTCCCTGGAAGCCAAGAACAAGTCCGCCGAGGCGTCGGTCGCGAAAAAATGA
- a CDS encoding VacJ family lipoprotein, with product MNNQIWMRLSAALTLAFVLGGCATSGNPKDPIEGFNRAMFAFNDGLDKAVIKPVAQGYEAALPQTARNGVANFFGNIADAFIGVNNVLQGKMPEAINDFGRVMVNTTIGVLGFMDIATDLGVEKHDEDFGQTFGRWGVGSGAYVVLPVFGPRTVRDTVGLVADIHVDPVGNVGDVPARNTLLATRLISDRTALLPADKVIEEAALDKYSYIRDGYLQRRRSLIYDGAPPRIDDEE from the coding sequence GTGAATAACCAAATCTGGATGCGGCTCTCGGCCGCCCTGACCCTGGCCTTCGTCCTGGGCGGTTGCGCCACGTCGGGCAATCCCAAGGACCCGATCGAGGGCTTCAATCGCGCCATGTTCGCTTTCAACGATGGACTGGACAAGGCGGTGATCAAGCCCGTGGCCCAGGGCTACGAGGCGGCGTTGCCGCAGACCGCGCGCAACGGAGTCGCCAATTTCTTCGGCAACATCGCCGACGCCTTCATCGGCGTGAACAACGTGCTCCAGGGCAAGATGCCCGAGGCGATCAACGACTTCGGCCGGGTCATGGTCAATACCACCATCGGCGTGCTGGGCTTCATGGACATCGCCACCGATCTGGGCGTGGAAAAGCATGACGAGGACTTCGGTCAGACCTTCGGCCGCTGGGGCGTGGGCAGCGGCGCCTACGTGGTGTTGCCCGTGTTCGGGCCGCGCACGGTGCGCGACACGGTGGGCCTGGTGGCCGACATCCATGTCGATCCGGTGGGCAACGTCGGTGACGTACCGGCGCGCAATACCCTGCTGGCGACGCGCCTGATCAGCGACCGGACGGCGCTGCTGCCGGCCGACAAGGTGATCGAGGAAGCCGCGCTGGACAAATACTCTTACATTCGGGACGGCTATCTGCAGCGCCGGCGCAGCCTAATATATGACGGTGCGCCGCCCCGGATCGACGATGAAGAATGA
- the mlaD gene encoding outer membrane lipid asymmetry maintenance protein MlaD — protein sequence MNKTVLDLWVGFFVAIGLVALVFLALKVGNLSSAESGETYLLQAKFDNIGALKVRAPVKSAGVVVGRVSDIKFDPENYVAVVSLQVDRRYMFPRDTFATINTQGLLGEQYVGFDVGDDPEMLKAGDTIKKTQSAVVLEKLISQFLFSKAAEEPAK from the coding sequence ATGAATAAAACCGTGCTCGACCTGTGGGTCGGATTCTTCGTCGCCATCGGCCTGGTGGCCCTGGTGTTCCTGGCGCTCAAGGTGGGGAACCTGAGCTCGGCGGAGTCGGGGGAAACCTATCTGCTCCAGGCCAAGTTTGATAACATCGGCGCCCTGAAGGTCCGGGCCCCGGTGAAAAGCGCCGGCGTCGTGGTGGGGCGGGTTTCCGACATCAAGTTCGACCCGGAGAACTACGTGGCCGTGGTGTCCCTGCAAGTGGATCGCCGTTACATGTTCCCCCGCGACACCTTCGCCACCATCAATACGCAGGGCCTGTTGGGCGAGCAGTACGTCGGCTTCGATGTCGGGGACGATCCCGAGATGCTCAAGGCCGGCGACACGATCAAGAAAACGCAGTCCGCGGTGGTGCTGGAAAAACTGATCAGCCAGTTCCTGTTCAGCAAGGCGGCGGAAGAACCCGCCAAGTAG
- the mlaE gene encoding lipid asymmetry maintenance ABC transporter permease subunit MlaE: protein MGSTLTNRLWRLGFASRFLLATLMHSGTAVRRFGLTIREIYFTGVLSLIIILVSGLFVGMVLGLQGYDTLQRFGSASALGTLVALTLVRELGPVVGALLFASRAGSAITAEIGLMKATEQLSAMEMMAVDPIARVVAPRFWAGVISMPLLAALFSAMGIFGGYLIGVQMIGVDEGIFWSQMQASVDFREDIVNGVIKSVVFGVIVTWIAVFEGYDAEPTAEGVSGATTRTVVTSSLAILAADFILTAFMFRGA, encoded by the coding sequence CTGGGCAGTACGCTGACCAATCGCCTGTGGCGCCTGGGCTTCGCCAGTCGCTTCCTGCTCGCGACCCTGATGCATTCCGGAACCGCGGTGCGGCGTTTCGGGCTGACCATCCGGGAAATCTATTTCACCGGCGTGCTGTCCCTGATCATCATCCTGGTGTCCGGGCTGTTCGTCGGCATGGTGCTGGGGCTGCAAGGCTACGATACCTTGCAGCGCTTCGGTTCGGCTTCCGCCCTGGGCACCCTGGTGGCCCTGACCCTGGTGCGGGAACTGGGGCCGGTGGTGGGGGCGCTGTTGTTCGCCAGTCGGGCGGGGTCCGCGATCACGGCCGAGATCGGCCTGATGAAGGCGACGGAGCAACTGTCGGCGATGGAAATGATGGCGGTCGATCCCATCGCCCGGGTCGTGGCGCCGCGCTTCTGGGCCGGCGTGATCTCGATGCCGCTGCTGGCGGCGCTGTTCTCGGCGATGGGCATCTTCGGCGGCTACCTGATCGGCGTGCAGATGATCGGCGTGGACGAGGGGATCTTCTGGTCGCAGATGCAGGCCTCGGTGGATTTCCGCGAGGACATCGTCAATGGCGTCATCAAGAGCGTGGTGTTCGGCGTCATCGTGACCTGGATCGCCGTGTTCGAGGGCTACGACGCCGAGCCGACCGCCGAAGGGGTTTCCGGTGCCACCACGCGCACCGTCGTCACATCGTCGCTGGCCATTCTCGCCGCCGACTTCATCCTTACCGCATTCATGTTCCGGGGTGCCTAA
- a CDS encoding ABC transporter ATP-binding protein, with protein sequence MSSAPLVSLRNVNFAYGRRPILTGINMEIPRGRVVAIMGISGGGKTTTLRLIGGQVRATSGEVLVAGNRMNDLDDRQLYALRRRMGMLFQFGALFTDMSVYDNVAFPMREHTDLPESAIRDLVMLKLNAVGLRGVHRMTPSELSGGMARRVALARAIALDPMLIMYDEPFAGLDPISLSIVGQLIRTLNDALGASSIVVTHDVQESLKIVDYVYFVAEGKVVAEGTPDEIRNSTAPYVHQFIWGETDGPVPFHYPSRSYREQILRETARVQ encoded by the coding sequence GTGTCTTCCGCCCCCCTGGTCAGTCTGCGCAACGTCAACTTCGCCTACGGTCGCCGCCCCATCCTCACGGGAATCAACATGGAGATTCCCCGAGGCCGGGTCGTGGCCATCATGGGCATCAGCGGCGGCGGCAAAACCACCACGCTGCGTCTGATCGGCGGCCAGGTGCGGGCCACCAGCGGCGAGGTTCTGGTGGCCGGGAATCGGATGAACGATCTCGACGACCGGCAGCTCTACGCACTGCGCCGGCGCATGGGGATGCTGTTCCAGTTCGGCGCGCTGTTCACCGACATGTCCGTGTATGACAACGTGGCTTTCCCGATGCGGGAGCACACCGACCTGCCCGAAAGCGCGATCCGCGACCTGGTGATGCTCAAGCTCAATGCCGTGGGACTGCGCGGCGTGCATCGCATGACGCCGTCCGAGCTGTCGGGCGGCATGGCGCGGCGGGTGGCGTTGGCGCGGGCCATCGCGCTGGACCCGATGCTGATCATGTACGACGAGCCGTTCGCCGGTCTCGATCCGATCTCCCTGTCCATCGTCGGTCAACTGATCCGCACCTTGAACGACGCCCTGGGCGCCAGTTCCATCGTGGTCACCCACGACGTGCAGGAGTCTTTGAAGATCGTCGATTACGTCTACTTCGTTGCGGAAGGCAAAGTCGTGGCCGAGGGGACGCCGGACGAGATCCGGAATTCCACCGCGCCCTACGTGCATCAGTTCATCTGGGGCGAGACGGACGGACCGGTGCCGTTCCACTACCCGTCCCGTTCCTATCGGGAGCAGATATTGCGGGAGACTGCGCGTGTTCAATGA